In Leptolyngbya sp. NIES-2104, the genomic window AGCCAATGCCTTCAGCCCTTTCATTCAATCGGAGCGGCGGGATTTGAACCCACGACCCCTACTACCCCAAAGTAGTAAATTATGTTTTGCATCGCTTGAGTACAGCTTGTTTCTAGTTTTTTATTAGACACAGCACCAATTCTGCACCAATTTAATACTCTGATTGCTAGAAATAGTTTCACAGTCAGCACCGCTAAAATTCGTTAGAAAACTTATCCGACTCGAGACGAGTTGGTCGATTGGACTAATGGGGCAGGATATAGTCATAAATCTGCTACTGTAATTGTCTTTTTTTGCAAATATTCTGGTGGCTTTTCAGGTGGAAATCAGAGAATTGAGATCGCTTCTCCATGCAATCACGCTTCAAAGTGTGTGCCGATCTGTATGATTGTGGTCAACGATTCGCACTGCATTTATGGACTGGCTAACTTCTTTCGAGCTTTCTCAACTGGGCGATTGGATGATGGCTCAAACACCGACTCCTTCGCCGACACCTCGATCGAGCGATCTTGAATTGCTCAGAAGCCAAATCGAATTTCTGAAAACTTCAAACGCTCAACTCAGCGATAGTTTTACCAAGTTTCTGGAATCGATGAAGTTCGCGCTGACTTTTCTGAGCATTCTAGGGGGCGTGGCGGTTGCGATCGTTGGGTTTCTGGTGGGGCAGAATGCGTTGGAGGCGAAAAAGAATATTCGAGAAGCGAGAGAGAATTTCCGAGAAGAAACCCGAATTACGACTCAGAGAATTCAGCAGCAATTTGAGTACCAGTTGGCGGCGCAAGTGAGAGATATGGTCGAACGGGAGGTGAATAGTGTTCGGCGAGTTCTCGATCGAGAACGTATTATCGGTTCTGCGATCGTGGATTACTATTTGCCGTCCAACGATTCTGAACCGATCGAGGAAAAACTGCTTCGAGAACGAGGCTTTCAGGAAGTTCGATTCTGGAATCGAGGCACTTTGAAAACATTACCAAACTCGCAATTCGCAGATGTTGTCGTTCTGGATTTGATTAATTCTCAAGTATTTCCTCCACAAGTCACGCAGCAGGAAAAAGAAGCGATCGTTGAGAGCTACATCAAGCAATTGAAGCCATTGTTATCACCCTATTCAGCTTTAGTGTTTTATGTGAAAGGCGGGCGCATTGACATAATCGACCATTCAGGACTGAAATACTATATTCCGGCAAATGCCACCGTTGCGCTGATTGGTGCGGTTTCAGATTCTGCTTATGTCGCTTATGGTCAGAAACAACTGAGAAACTGAAATCGGCAATAAGTTGGAGAACTGAATGCGATCGCAAAAGAATTCGTTGAGGTTGTAAGTCGATCACAATTCTCTAGAGGAAAGCGCGATCGAGCGTTGGAATTGCTGCGATCGCGCTTCATCGAAACCAAGGAATCTATGGTGAGATTAAATATGCCGAGGTCTGGTTTCCAACTAATCCGATCACACTTGACCGGAAACAGTCGCTCCATGACTGCTGAGGAGAAGCAACAAGGCAAAGAATTGTTTCCAACTAATCCGATCGCACCCGACCAGAAACACAAACCTTCTGGGGGGAGTTTGTGACAGTTTCAACCAGATACGTGTTTCCAACTAATCCGATCACACCCGATGAGCGGAAGCTTGAGAATTTCGCTGTAGGAGCGCAATCTTCAAGCAATCCGCTCTGAACTTGAGCGGAAACTTCTTTGACAACAGCGCCCGCACAGATAGGCATCAAATGCTTGTCATAAATGCGTTATTTCCAACTAATCCGATGAATATCGGCAACGCATCTATCTTATCTATATATTTGCAGATTTTTTCACGTTGAGTCAGACGCAATCACATTTTAACCTGATGACTGTAATTTTTTTGTCCAGCTATAGTTTTTATTGCTACTATACGAAAGTGATTTCTATACGGAGAAGTAAACCCATGACTTAGCTAGTTTTCTCAAACAGAATGTGCAGCAAACCATTGTCATAAATCAGTAAGAACTCAAATCATGAAACCATCGTTTCTGTTAGACTCACTTACCCATTTTTGCCTCTCGTTTCCTGGTTTAACTCTCGCCTCCATCCTTCGTCTCAAGAACCTTTTAAGTGATTGGATGGCAACAGTCTTTCAAATTCAGCCTAATCGTGAACGTCGATACCGCAGGCTAGTTGCAGGCGGTAAATTCTGTTTTTTGGGCATTTCCTTGGCAGGATGTTTTGAATGGTCTTCAGGAGAGCACTTGGAGCGATCGAAGCGCATCCGTCGTAGAAGATTACAACACCGACAACGCTTCTAATTGAAGTAGTACTGGCTGCGAATACGACTTTTACGGATCAGTATTCGTAGCCTTTGTAAACAATACTCAGTGAATCTAAAGCCATCTCATACTCTATGAGTTCTTCACCTCTTTCTACAAGCTACACTGCAATCACCTTTGCCCCAATCCAAGGCTTCATCGAGAACTCCCGCAAACTCCGCGACCTCTACGGCAGTTCCTACCTGTTATCCTTTCTCTCCTGGTCAATCTGCCACGCCGCCGAAACCCAAAACTTCCGCATCATCTCCCCCGCACTCACCAACATCGCCCAAGGACTCCCCAACGTCATCTTAATTGAAGGGAAATTCGAGGCAGAAACGGCTCAAGCTGCATTCAATCAAGCTTGGAGATGTGTTGTCGAAACTTGCCGTCAGTGGATTGAAACCAAACTCGTCACTGCTCCCGATGGCAAGCTTTGGCACTATCACTGGGAACGCGACTGGAGCCTGTGGGCGAACTATGCTTGGGAATTCTTCTGTGTGCATGGATACGAGGGAGAAACCATTACCCAAGTCAAAGCGAAACTCACTCAACTGAAGCGATCGAGACAATGGACGGGGATCAATTGGACAGGAGAAAGCTCGACGCTATCGGGCAGTGATGCGATCGCATATCCTGAGCTTGGACGCATTGCTGATCCTCGCCGCTACAACTATCACGAGCAGAAGATCAAAGTCGAGCAATTCTATCAACAACTCAGTCAAAAGCTCGGAGAAGCCTTTATCGATCCGAGAGAAGAACTCAGCATCCCGGAACTGATCAAGCGCATGATTACGCATGGAGATGTGGCGCAAAAAGTTAGCGATCGCTTGCGGCAATTACTCGGTGAATCACAGCCTGAACAACCCGATGAATTGGATAAACTGATTCAAAATATCAAAGAGCAGCTTAGACCCGAATCATTCAAAGAACTGAATCGACTCAAGCGAAAACGCAATCCGAATCAACCGGAATACTGGACAGGCTGGTTTCAAGGTGATGGCGATGGAGCGGGCAATTATCTCAAGACATTAGAGACTGACCAAATCACAGAGTTTAGTCGAGAGATGCGACAGTGGGGATGTGATTTACCGAAAGCCTCACTGCCCGGTGATAGTCGGATTGTCTATGCTGGCGGCGATGATTTTTTAGGCGTGCTATTTGCAGAGAACTATCAGATACAAGCTCACGACTGTTTAGCATTTTTCACCAAGTTCAAACCGAAGGTCTGGGATGTTCCCAAGAAGAAACCGATCAGTGTAAGTGTTGGATTTGTGTGGGCAGGGGCAAAAGTGCCTCAGCGAGAAGTGCTGCAACACTGTCGAGAAGCTGAGAAAGTCGCAAAACAGCAAGGACGCGATCGCATTAATTTTCGCATTCTGTTCAACAGTGGCACTTATCTGGAGTGGGCGTGTCCTTGGTGGGTGTTAGAGCGAGGATTGTTTGATCAATATTGCGATCGTAATAAGAAAGAAGGCGAACAAAAATGGGTTCATTTCTACAACGATGTTGCCGTTCTGGAATCGAGACACGCTTTTGGAACTGGAACAGTAATCAACATCGAAGTGACTCATGCACTATTCAAAGCATACTTTGGTGAAGATGACGACTTACTTGATGAGAAATATTGGTGGAATCAGTACGACGAACACAATCATCAAACCTTTGCAGGGATTCTAGGCAATCAAGCGAACTGTTCGCCGGATGAAATTAACCTTGCCCTTAAAAATTGGCTCGTCAACTTAGCGAAAGTTGGATTTCATTTGCAGAGTGAATGGGGGCAAGGCGATGTTTAAGTATTTGATTCAGCTTGAGCCGTTGGGATTGCTTTACGGCAGTGCTGGTCGCTTTCTGTCACCAGATAACTTGGTGGGTCGATCGGGAACTCGATTTCCTCCGAGTGCTGCGGTTGTTTCAGGACTGTTTGCTGCGTCTTATGGCAATGCTGCAATCCAAGACTTGCAACTTGCTGGTGCATTCTGGGCACAAAGCAGTGCCCCCCAAAACTTCTATGTTCCATTACCGCTTAATTTTACATCTCACACTCCGTCGCACCAGAAAACACTTCAAGCGGGACACATTACAGCAAAACTCACTTGGAATGACGAATGGCAGAGTCATGGAGAAGAGCAGAGTAAGAGCCATTCAGGAGGATGGATTGCGATCGACTATTGGCAAATATTAACGCGATCAATGACTGCTATCTCCCAAGCGAATCCTGTTGTCTACGCTGATCCTTGGAAATTTCTACCTCACCTGCATCCACGCCTACAAGAAACGGAACGGCGAGTCGTTAATCCAGAAGAAAACGGTGGCAGTTTATTTCTGGAAAACTCAGTGCAGCTTCACCCTGAAGTGTGTCTCGTGTATCTCTCGAATCTTCCGCTTGAGTCTGGATGGTATCGCTTTGGCGGTGAAGGGCACATGGTTGATATCACTTGCCACGAGTTGAGCGAATCGACTCAAACACTCTTGCGGCGACCAGTTGGAAACTGTTTTGCGCTGATCACGCCTGCTATCTGGGGATCGAATCGATTATCGTATCGCGCCCCGATGATTGGTCAGGAGAAGCAATGGGCAGTCACCACGATGTTGACCGAGCGACCGACACCGTTTCGGTATCGATTAGGCGATCGACTCGATGAACAAGGAAACAAAGTGCGTTCTGCCCATCAGCCAAAACGACTTTCGCGAGGACGGTACGCGGTTCCTGCTGGAACAGTCTATGTGCTGCAAGAACCCTTGGAAGTCCCTTGGCAAGATTGGTCGATCGATTGGTTTCCGAAAGAAGGTCCATCGCTCAAACGTTGGGGATGTGGTCTTGCATTACCGTTGGAGCCGTTCAACTAAACCGAAAAATTTGAGACAAAGGAAACGCTAAATGTACACCAAACGTTATGGCATTATCGAAGCACTCGCGCCGCTGCATGTGGGAGCCAGTGCCGGAGAAGAAACGGGAAATCTGAACTTGATCTTCCGTGACCAATTCACTCAGACGGGCATCATTCCAGGGAGTTCGATTCGCGGTCGCTTTCGGGCAGACATGCGCCAGGAGAAACCCGGAGAGGAGCATCATTGGTATGGCAAAGCGATCAAAGAAGGCGACTCCGAAACGACAGAAGCTTTCGTGAAATTTGAATATGCGTCGATCGTTTGGTTACCTGTGTTCTGTCCAGGACAGCCTGTAGTCTGGGTGACTTGCCCCTGGCTGCTCAAGCGATATCAGAAGATTGCTTATGATCAAGCTATCGCGAAAGCATCATTACCGCTTCCCTACTCTGCACCGAAAGGATTGGGGCGACAGATCGGCAATAATATGACCCGGACTCTCTTTTTCAATCTAGGTTTTATTGAGCTAGAACACGAAGTTGACCTTTCGCCTTGGGTGCATCCAGGCGTGAACTTAAACGCGAACAATTTGGTCGTTGTTGATGATAACGACATCGCAATGATTCATGATATGTCCCTGTTTCGTCAGAGTCGAGTCAAACTATCAGACACCGAGAAAAAAGTTGACGGCGGTGGATTTTTCAACGTCGAAGCGTTACCAGAAGGAACGGTCATGGTGTTTCCGATCGCAACTCGCGCTCAAGGATGGCAGCCCTTTCACTCAGACACTTCAGAGCTATATTTT contains:
- a CDS encoding RAMP superfamily CRISPR-associated protein → MYTKRYGIIEALAPLHVGASAGEETGNLNLIFRDQFTQTGIIPGSSIRGRFRADMRQEKPGEEHHWYGKAIKEGDSETTEAFVKFEYASIVWLPVFCPGQPVVWVTCPWLLKRYQKIAYDQAIAKASLPLPYSAPKGLGRQIGNNMTRTLFFNLGFIELEHEVDLSPWVHPGVNLNANNLVVVDDNDIAMIHDMSLFRQSRVKLSDTEKKVDGGGFFNVEALPEGTVMVFPIATRAQGWQPFHSDTSELYFGGLESIGFGRCHVTLSEEN
- a CDS encoding type III-B CRISPR module-associated Cmr3 family protein translates to MFKYLIQLEPLGLLYGSAGRFLSPDNLVGRSGTRFPPSAAVVSGLFAASYGNAAIQDLQLAGAFWAQSSAPQNFYVPLPLNFTSHTPSHQKTLQAGHITAKLTWNDEWQSHGEEQSKSHSGGWIAIDYWQILTRSMTAISQANPVVYADPWKFLPHLHPRLQETERRVVNPEENGGSLFLENSVQLHPEVCLVYLSNLPLESGWYRFGGEGHMVDITCHELSESTQTLLRRPVGNCFALITPAIWGSNRLSYRAPMIGQEKQWAVTTMLTERPTPFRYRLGDRLDEQGNKVRSAHQPKRLSRGRYAVPAGTVYVLQEPLEVPWQDWSIDWFPKEGPSLKRWGCGLALPLEPFN
- a CDS encoding type III-B CRISPR-associated protein Cas10/Cmr2, producing MSSSPLSTSYTAITFAPIQGFIENSRKLRDLYGSSYLLSFLSWSICHAAETQNFRIISPALTNIAQGLPNVILIEGKFEAETAQAAFNQAWRCVVETCRQWIETKLVTAPDGKLWHYHWERDWSLWANYAWEFFCVHGYEGETITQVKAKLTQLKRSRQWTGINWTGESSTLSGSDAIAYPELGRIADPRRYNYHEQKIKVEQFYQQLSQKLGEAFIDPREELSIPELIKRMITHGDVAQKVSDRLRQLLGESQPEQPDELDKLIQNIKEQLRPESFKELNRLKRKRNPNQPEYWTGWFQGDGDGAGNYLKTLETDQITEFSREMRQWGCDLPKASLPGDSRIVYAGGDDFLGVLFAENYQIQAHDCLAFFTKFKPKVWDVPKKKPISVSVGFVWAGAKVPQREVLQHCREAEKVAKQQGRDRINFRILFNSGTYLEWACPWWVLERGLFDQYCDRNKKEGEQKWVHFYNDVAVLESRHAFGTGTVINIEVTHALFKAYFGEDDDLLDEKYWWNQYDEHNHQTFAGILGNQANCSPDEINLALKNWLVNLAKVGFHLQSEWGQGDV